One window of Candidatus Methylocalor cossyra genomic DNA carries:
- a CDS encoding carboxypeptidase-like regulatory domain-containing protein: MTLKPYRKLVSAVIALTALALAEPAGAAAIYGKVYDTLRGRLYPRTRLILGTQPPRETTTDDAAQYWFRDVAPGAYLIRIVREGEGDVVGRLVVAPDRATTIVNLDLSKIEAPHHDDAY, from the coding sequence ATGACTCTCAAACCGTATCGAAAACTCGTAAGCGCAGTCATCGCCCTGACCGCCCTGGCGCTCGCCGAGCCGGCCGGGGCAGCTGCCATCTACGGCAAGGTTTACGACACCCTGCGCGGGCGCCTGTACCCGCGCACCCGCTTGATCCTCGGGACCCAACCCCCCCGCGAGACCACCACCGACGATGCTGCCCAGTACTGGTTCCGGGACGTGGCGCCCGGTGCCTACTTGATCCGCATCGTCCGGGAAGGGGAGGGCGACGTGGTCGGCCGCCTCGTCGTAGCCCCGGACCGCGCCACTACCATCGTGAATCTCGACCTTTCCAAGATCGAAGCGCCTCACCACGACGACGCGTACTGA
- a CDS encoding alkaline phosphatase produces MRAQHPPSKRHLLSLAVAALLGSGVQPAAAGPDDDAAYFSDLSKRNSIDPVVNGGLLSDNPTNAEPTTGLRIMPPTDTLLIAGQRFDLRVETQIPAKTAPSLSKLTVNGKDITKAFNDKINTQGSGLESGTPAANTLYGATARNLYFAKPGTYTVEATVTVDGSPYTIKNTYRVADSPLKTKPKLKHVVFFLGDAMGLPIRSAARIYSKRIVEGRTQGKLNMDLMDEYGLVQTASFDSVITDSAPGMANYVTGMKQANNALNVSVDNTPENSLDNPRIETLWEFMKRVHGWKTGVVTDAFVTDATPAAEAAHTRARSNRTAIAQQFLDYYEDGTAQPKTGYAALAELTQPLDVIIGGGARDWILDANAAKAGTPCNGPTPGDKNQLNTFYQYSSTVGCSGGKATVVGRTDKDLFEYARTQGYTVVRNLDELNAAPDDKPLLGIFTGEFRPAAGALGTDNIPGVLDRLVARGQATIRGKTAGDPEIAQNVAPPQGTDCGALISDCFKKVPSKLESVQKAVKVLNTLAGKNGGWILMVEQSQIDKLAHPLEYERVVYEALELDGTLGWVLQNVAKDRRTLTLVSADHAQPETIIGVTLPSSIAAGGATQAGGCFTTNTVGGKPAYPITLGTSADANRPCLLQDAIGTFNDGTFPTYTDANQDGFPDDPDPTVKLMIEDGGRPTYSQDFLTNYQPLDPAAAVSPALPNPNRDPNGLLMTGNMPTKPVVGSAAKTENSSVAPHSGEDVPLSASGPGAELFGGVYENSDVHARIAAVLKGTKSIKQADDRQDLPGVNRVPSGNFLAGW; encoded by the coding sequence ATGCGCGCACAACATCCCCCATCGAAGAGGCACCTGCTTTCCCTCGCCGTTGCCGCTTTGCTCGGTTCCGGCGTCCAACCAGCCGCCGCGGGTCCCGATGACGATGCAGCCTACTTCAGTGATCTCTCCAAGCGCAACAGTATCGATCCGGTCGTGAACGGCGGTCTGCTGTCCGACAACCCCACCAATGCCGAACCCACCACCGGCCTCAGGATCATGCCGCCCACGGATACCCTGCTGATCGCCGGCCAACGTTTCGATCTTCGGGTTGAAACCCAGATCCCCGCCAAGACGGCCCCAAGCCTGAGTAAATTGACCGTCAACGGCAAGGACATCACCAAGGCGTTCAACGACAAGATCAATACTCAGGGCAGCGGCCTCGAGAGCGGGACTCCGGCCGCCAACACGCTGTATGGCGCCACCGCCCGCAATCTGTACTTCGCCAAGCCCGGCACCTATACGGTCGAGGCTACCGTCACGGTGGACGGCTCCCCCTACACCATCAAGAACACCTACCGGGTCGCCGATTCACCGCTCAAGACCAAGCCCAAGCTGAAGCACGTGGTGTTCTTCCTCGGCGATGCCATGGGCCTGCCGATCCGCAGCGCGGCGCGCATCTACAGCAAACGCATCGTTGAAGGCCGGACCCAGGGCAAGCTCAACATGGACCTGATGGACGAGTATGGGTTGGTACAAACCGCTTCCTTCGACAGCGTGATCACCGACTCCGCGCCGGGCATGGCCAACTACGTCACTGGCATGAAGCAGGCCAACAATGCGCTTAACGTCTCGGTGGACAACACCCCCGAGAACAGCCTCGATAACCCACGCATCGAGACCCTGTGGGAATTCATGAAACGCGTTCACGGCTGGAAGACCGGGGTAGTCACCGATGCCTTCGTGACCGACGCCACCCCCGCCGCGGAAGCGGCCCATACCCGCGCCCGCAGCAACCGCACCGCCATCGCCCAGCAGTTCCTGGACTACTACGAGGATGGCACGGCCCAGCCCAAGACCGGCTATGCCGCTCTCGCCGAACTGACCCAGCCGCTCGACGTCATCATCGGTGGCGGCGCTCGGGACTGGATCCTGGACGCCAATGCTGCTAAAGCGGGCACTCCCTGCAACGGGCCCACTCCGGGCGACAAAAACCAGCTCAACACCTTCTATCAATATTCCAGCACCGTCGGTTGCTCCGGCGGCAAAGCCACGGTGGTCGGGCGCACCGACAAGGATCTGTTCGAGTACGCCCGAACTCAAGGCTACACGGTGGTGCGGAACCTCGACGAATTGAACGCCGCCCCCGACGATAAGCCGCTGTTGGGCATCTTTACCGGGGAGTTCCGACCTGCGGCCGGCGCCTTGGGCACCGACAACATCCCGGGGGTGCTCGACCGGCTGGTGGCCCGCGGCCAGGCCACCATCCGCGGCAAGACCGCGGGCGACCCAGAAATCGCCCAGAACGTGGCGCCGCCCCAGGGGACCGATTGTGGCGCCCTGATCTCCGACTGCTTCAAGAAGGTGCCGTCCAAGCTGGAATCGGTGCAGAAGGCGGTCAAAGTGTTGAATACCTTGGCAGGCAAGAACGGCGGTTGGATCCTGATGGTGGAGCAATCGCAGATCGATAAATTGGCCCATCCGTTGGAATACGAGCGGGTGGTCTATGAAGCCCTGGAGCTGGACGGTACCTTAGGTTGGGTGCTGCAGAACGTGGCCAAGGATCGCCGGACCCTCACCCTGGTCAGCGCCGACCACGCCCAGCCAGAGACCATCATCGGCGTCACCCTGCCGAGTTCCATTGCCGCGGGTGGCGCCACCCAAGCGGGCGGTTGCTTCACCACCAACACCGTGGGCGGCAAACCGGCCTACCCCATCACCCTCGGCACCAGCGCCGACGCCAACCGGCCCTGCCTGTTGCAGGATGCCATCGGCACCTTCAACGATGGCACCTTCCCCACCTACACCGATGCCAACCAGGACGGTTTTCCGGACGATCCGGACCCGACCGTCAAGCTGATGATCGAGGACGGCGGGCGGCCGACCTACAGCCAGGATTTCCTGACCAACTACCAACCCCTCGATCCGGCGGCCGCGGTCTCTCCGGCCTTGCCCAACCCCAACCGCGACCCCAACGGGCTGTTGATGACCGGCAACATGCCCACTAAGCCGGTGGTGGGCAGTGCAGCCAAGACCGAGAACAGCAGCGTCGCGCCCCATTCTGGCGAGGACGTGCCGCTGAGTGCCTCGGGTCCGGGCGCCGAACTGTTCGGTGGCGTGTACGAGAACTCCGACGTCCATGCCCGGATTGCCGCGGTGCTGAAGGGCACGAAGTCGATCAAGCAGGCCGACGACCGGCAAGACCTGCCCGGCGTGAACCGGGTACCTTCCGGGAATTTCCTGGCGGGTTGGTGA
- the hpnA gene encoding hopanoid-associated sugar epimerase, with protein sequence MKALVTGATGFIGSAVARRLVAEQVELRVLTRRHSDRRNLVDLKVEIVEGDLTDEASLARACRGCDALFHVAADYRLWTPFPKHMYRTNVEGTRAILRAAAEAGIARVVYTSSVGTLGLPADGTPGDEDTPVTLADMIGHYKRSKFMAEEVVREFVREGLAVVTVNPSAPVGPRDIKPTPTGRTVLDAAAGRIPAYVQTGLNIVHVDDVATGHWLAFKHGRVGERYILGGTDMTLCEILGEIARLVGRKPPTLRLPHNLVLPMAYLSEASAWLTGRAPAATVEGVRLSKKMMFFSSAKAARELGYTARPAREALADAVFWFHENGYLGDFPAAKQRKMAV encoded by the coding sequence ATGAAGGCCCTGGTCACCGGTGCTACCGGCTTTATCGGCTCGGCCGTCGCGCGACGGCTGGTCGCCGAGCAAGTGGAGCTGCGCGTCCTCACCCGCCGCCACTCCGATCGGCGCAACTTGGTCGATCTCAAGGTGGAAATCGTCGAGGGCGATCTCACCGACGAGGCATCGCTGGCGCGCGCCTGCCGGGGCTGCGACGCCTTGTTCCATGTCGCCGCCGATTATCGGCTCTGGACGCCGTTCCCGAAGCACATGTACCGCACCAACGTCGAAGGAACCCGCGCCATCCTTAGGGCGGCCGCGGAGGCGGGGATCGCGCGGGTGGTGTACACGAGCAGCGTCGGCACCCTCGGGCTGCCCGCCGACGGCACCCCGGGCGACGAAGATACGCCGGTGACCCTGGCCGACATGATCGGCCACTACAAGCGGTCCAAGTTCATGGCCGAGGAAGTGGTTCGCGAGTTCGTCCGGGAGGGCTTGGCGGTGGTGACGGTCAATCCCTCGGCGCCGGTCGGGCCACGGGACATCAAACCCACACCCACTGGCCGCACGGTCCTCGATGCGGCCGCGGGCCGGATTCCGGCCTACGTGCAAACCGGTCTCAACATCGTGCACGTGGACGACGTCGCCACCGGCCATTGGCTGGCGTTCAAGCACGGCCGGGTCGGCGAACGCTACATTCTAGGCGGCACCGACATGACCCTGTGCGAGATCCTAGGCGAAATCGCCCGTCTGGTGGGCCGCAAACCGCCGACTCTGCGCTTGCCCCACAACCTGGTGCTGCCCATGGCGTACCTATCGGAAGCCTCAGCCTGGCTCACCGGCCGGGCGCCCGCGGCCACCGTCGAAGGGGTGCGGCTGTCCAAAAAAATGATGTTCTTCTCCAGCGCCAAGGCCGCCCGGGAACTCGGCTATACTGCACGGCCCGCGCGGGAAGCCTTGGCCGACGCGGTGTTTTGGTTTCACGAGAACGGCTACCTGGGGGACTTTCCAGCCGCGAAACAGCGCAAGATGGCGGTGTGA